Proteins co-encoded in one Candida albicans SC5314 chromosome 3, complete sequence genomic window:
- a CDS encoding uncharacterized protein (Putative cleavage factor I subunit; required for the cleavage and polyadenylation of pre-mRNA 3' ends; Spider biofilm repressed): protein MSLEDDEALFEDLYGDDEKQEEKQDTVQKEVESTEKETTVVETASATENASSAEVETTTEGESESVPPPPPPPIPASGDVNAQSNTAQDNATSTAPGSVPAGMPQFPFDPAQFQQYAAANGLQFPGNANQQNFGAAGGVPPPPPPAPTANATSAESAGGPSRKCFIGGLSWDTTEEALVSHFQKYGNIVDYTIMKDSATGRSRGFGFLTFEDAKSVDALLKDRHVLDGKLIDPKRAISKEDQEKVGKIFVGGIDPMVTEEEFDNFFSQFGKIIDCQLMIDKDTGRSRGFGFVTYDSPAAVDKVCVNKYLTLKGKAMEVKRAAPRGQHNQQVMMQQQQQQQQQQAQQQAQQQAMYPYGSYGFQQMNPGAMNPAMSQEYMRYYQWFMYQQAQAAQQQQQSGTSASPEAQPAQPLNPQQQAAEEESEKSDEQARPAIPTGPKRAPPTGPSYRGGGRGGGRGGYRRGRGYHPYSRGGRR, encoded by the coding sequence ATGTCACTTGAAGACGACGAAGCCCTTTTCGAAGATTTATATGGAGACGACGAGAAGCAAGAGGAAAAGCAGGATACAGTCCAAAAAGAGGTAGAATCCACAGAAAAGGAAACTACTGTTGTCGAAACAGCTTCTGCTACTGAAAATGCTAGTTCTGCTGAAGTGGAAACCACAACTGAAGGTGAATCAGAATCTGTCCCACCTCCACCTCCACCGCCAATTCCAGCTAGTGGAGATGTGAATGCTCAATCTAATACAGCTCAAGATAACGCTACATCAACTGCACCAGGATCAGTTCCAGCTGGAATGCCTCAATTTCCTTTCGATCCTGCTCAATTCCAACAATATGCTGCTGCAAATGGTCTCCAATTTCCAGGAAACGctaatcaacaaaattttgGTGCAGCTGGAGGAGTCCCAccaccgccaccaccaGCACCTACTGCTAACGCTACATCTGCAGAGTCGGCTGGAGGACCTTCAAGAAAATGTTTTATTGGTGGTCTTTCCTGGGATACCACCGAAGAAGCATTGGTATCTCATTTCCAAAAATATGGTAATATTGTCGATTACACGATTATGAAAGATAGTGCAACAGGCCGTTCCCGTGGGTTTGGATTTTTGACATTTGAGGATGCTAAATCCGTGGATGCCTTGCTCAAGGACAGACACGTTTTAGATGGGAAATTGATTGACCCCAAGAGAGCTATTTCAAAAGAAGACCAAGAAAAGGTTGGTAAGATATTTGTTGGTGGTATTGATCCTATGGttactgaagaagaatttgacaatttcttttcacaATTTGggaaaattattgattgtcaattgatgattgaCAAAGATACTGGAAGATCCCGTGGGTTTGGATTTGTCACCTATGATTCTCCTGCTGCTGTTGACAAGGTTTGtgttaataaatatttaacaTTAAAGGGTAAAGCCATGGAAGTTAAACGTGCTGCTCCAAGAGGACAACATAATCAACAAGTTATGatgcaacagcaacaacaacagcagcagcaacaagCACAACAGCAAGCACAACAACAGGCCATGTATCCATATGGTTCTTATGGATTCCAACAAATGAATCCTGGTGCTATGAACCCTGCTATGAGTCAAGAGTATATGAGATACTATCAATGGTTTATGTATCAACAAGCCCAAGCTgctcaacaacagcagcaactGGGAACTCTGGCATCTCCAGAAGCACAGCCAGCACAGCCATTGAatccacaacaacaagctGCAGAAGAAGAGTCTGAAAAATCCGACGAACAAGCTAGACCTGCCATTCCAACTGGTCCAAAGAGAGCTCCACCAACCGGCCCCTCTTATAGAGGTGGTGGCAGAGGCGGTGGAAGAGGTGGTTATAGAAGAGGCAGAGGCTACCATCCATATAGCAGAGGCGGACGCAgataa
- a CDS encoding putative ATP-dependent RNA helicase (Ortholog(s) have role in assembly of large subunit precursor of preribosome, maturation of 5.8S rRNA from tricistronic rRNA transcript (SSU-rRNA, 5.8S rRNA and LSU-rRNA), more) produces MSDDEAFDIAGSLALKDEDDYSDSSSNEGEDFQDEIIPSDDEKEPSPPPKKKSKPNPQAFPSLELSDNEGNNDDDDDDDSKINSYFINNNPTAKKAKAGSFASFGLTKFILANIAKKGYKQPTPIQRKTIPLIMEGRDVVGMARTGSGKTAAFVLPLIERLKSRQPGGVRAVILSPSRELALQTYKQVKEFSHGTNLQSIVLIGGDSLEEDFSKMMTKPDIIVCTPGRFLHLKVEMQYDLMTVQYIVFDEADRLFEMGFAEQLNELLASLPSNRQSLLFSATLPRSLVDFAKAGLTNPVLVRLDAESKISDQLQMAYFTTKKNEREANLLYILQEVIKMPLGSEEQIKKLKDMDKRKIDSDSEDDDDDEERKKGKKRYKFKKERLPPANRLPSPHSTIVFVPTKHHVEYVTKLLRDAGYLVSYIYGTLDQHARKNQLYQFRVGLTNVLVVTDVAARGIDIPVLANVINFTLPASSKIFIHRVGRTARAGNKGWAYSIVNEKELPYLLDLELFLGKKILLTSMHEAKVEMLKKSSTGTFIPPVVNYTERLVLGSVPRVDLETFQELYENLLRNNYEIKVLKDVAAKGEKLYHRTRQPASQESLKRSKEIIESSWDDQHLLFGENLEKQKDAFLAKLQDRNSKQTVFELKGSDESLVEFMNRRRRQLAPIQRKAKERKELLAKERLAGLTHGIEDEILRADGENGYGVDEDELQEAFEDADKKKSFRDPQFFLSHYAPASVIQDQQLSLSTSFANEAQAATFDLDNDDKIQTNKQVMRWDKKKGKYINSKSTDKKYIISENGTKIPASFRSGKFDEWRKQRNLKPTSTVEDDSNKRFKHKQQRAPKLPDKFRDDYHKQKKKVEKAIESGVNVKGFHTPQQEIKSTEQIRKARLLKEKRKAKNARPSKKRK; encoded by the coding sequence ATGTCAGACGACGAAGCCTTTGATATTGCAGGATCACTTGCATtgaaagatgaagatgattatTCTGATAGTTCTTCAAATGAAGGAGAAGATTTCCAAGACGAAATAATACCCCTggatgatgaaaaagagCCATCTCCACCaccgaaaaagaaatctaaACCAAACCCACAAGCTTTCCCATCTTTGGAACTTTCTGACAACGAAGGCAACAATGACgacgatgacgatgatgattcTAAGATTAACAGttatttcatcaacaataatccAACTGCCAAAAAGGCCAAAGCAGGTTCATTTGCCTCATTTGGTTTGACCAAGTTTATATTGGCCAATATTGCCAAAAAAGGTTATAAACAACCAACTCCAATTCAAAGGAAAACCATCCCACTTATTATGGAAGGAAGAGATGTGGTTGGTATGGCACGTACTGGTTCCGGTAAAACTGCAGCATTTGTGTTACCCTTGATAGAAAGATTAAAACTGCGTCAACCTGGTGGTGTGAGAGCAGTCATTTTATCTCCCTCAAGAGAATTGGCATTACAAACTTATAAACAAGTGAAAGAATTCAGTCATGGAACGAATTTGCAgtcaattgttttaattggtGGGGATTCTTTGGAAGAAGATTTTTCGAAAATGATGACAAAACCTGATATCATTGTTTGTACTCCAGGGAGATTCTTACATTTAAAAGTAGAAATGCAGTACGATTTAATGACAGTACAATACATTGTATTTGATGAAGCAGAtagattatttgaaatGGGGTTTGCTGaacaattaaatgaattattgGCATCATTACCAAGTAATCGTCAATCATTGTTATTTTCCGCTACCTTGCCAAGATCATTGGTCGATTTTGCCAAAGCAGGATTAACCAACCCAGTTTTAGTCAGATTAGATGCTGAATCAAAAATATCAGATCAATTACAAATGGCATATTTcaccaccaagaaaaatgaaCGTGAAGCAAACTTATTGTACATTTTACAAGAAGTTATCAAAATGCCATTAGGATCAGAagaacaaatcaaaaaattgaaagatatggataaaagaaaaattgattcagATTCTGAAgatgacgacgacgatGAAGAACGTAAAAAAGGTAAGAAAAGATACAAGTTTAAGAAGGAAAGATTACCTCCAGCAAATCGATTACCATCGCCACATTCGACTATTGTATTTGTACCAACTAAGCATCATGTCGAATACGTCACCAAATTGCTTAGAGATGCTGGATATTTGGTGTCATACATTTACGGTACTTTGGACCAACATGCCAGAAAGAATCAATTGTATCAATTCAGAGTAGGATTAACCAATGTATTAGTAGTCACTGATGTTGCTGCTAGAGGTATTGATATTCCCGTCTTGGCCAATGTTATAAACTTCACTTTACCCGCATCGTCAAAGATTTTCATCCATAGAGTTGGTAGAACTGCAAGAGCTGGTAACAAAGGTTGGGCTTACTCGATAGTAAATGAAAAGGAATTACCTTATTTGTTGGATTTGGAATTATTTTTGGGTAAGAAGATTTTGCTCACATCAATGCACGAAGCAAAAGTggaaatgttgaaaaaatcactGACAGGTACATTCATACCACCAGTTGTGAATTATACTGAAAGATTAGTTTTAGGGTCGGTACCTAGAGTAGATCTCGAAACTTTCCAAGAACTTTACGAAAATTTGTTACGAAATAATTATGAAATCAAAGTCTTAAAAGATGTTGCTGCCAAGGGGGAGAAACTCTATCATCGAACAAGACAACCTGCATCGCAAGAATCGTTAAAGAGAAGTAAAGAAATTATAGAGAGTTCTTGGGATGATCAACATTTGTTATTTGGAGAAAATTTAGAAAAGCAGAAAGATGCATTTTTAGCCAAGTTGCAAGATAGAAACTCGAAGCAAACGGTATTTGAACTTAAAGGTAGTGATGAAAGTCTTGTTGAATTTATGAATAGAAGAAGACGTCAATTAGCACCTATTCAACGTAAGGCTAAAGAACGTAAAGAGTTGTTAGCTAAGGAAAGATTAGCTGGGTTAACTCACGgtattgaagatgaaatatTACGTGCCGATGGAGAAAATGGTTATGgtgttgatgaagatgaattacAAGAAGCTTTTGAAGATGCcgataaaaagaaatcatttaGAGACCCACAGTTCTTCCTCAGTCATTATGCTCCAGCTTCCGTTATTCAAGATCAGCAATTATCACTTAGTACTTCATTTGCCAATGAAGCACAAGCTGCTACATTTGATTtggataatgatgataaaataCAAACCAATAAACAAGTCATGAGATGggataaaaagaaaggaaaatatattaattCCAAATCTACTGACAAAAAATACATTATTTCAGAAAATGGGACGAAAATCCCTGCTTCGTTCAGGTCAGGTAAGTTTGATGAATGgagaaaacaaagaaaccTTAAACCAACAAGTACTGTTGAAGACGATTCTAATAAACGTTTCAAAcataaacaacaaagagCACCTAAATTACCAGACAAGTTTAGAGATGATTACcacaaacaaaagaagaaggttGAAAAGGCTATTGAATCTGGTGTTAATGTTAAAGGTTTCCATACCCCTcaacaagaaatcaaatctaCTGAACAGATTAGAAAGGCTAGATTGCttaaagaaaagagaaaagcTAAGAATGCTCGTCCAAGTAAGAAAAGGAAATAG